A genome region from Mustelus asterias unplaced genomic scaffold, sMusAst1.hap1.1 HAP1_SCAFFOLD_47, whole genome shotgun sequence includes the following:
- the LOC144483161 gene encoding uncharacterized protein LOC144483161, with protein MEKPWKCGDYGKGYMCPSRLEIHRRSHTGERPFSCCVCGKGFTQSSELRTHQLIHTGERPFTYSVCGKRFSQLSNQQRHQRVHTGERRFTCSQCGKGFTRSTTLQKHQRVHNGERPFTCSQCGEGFRVSSHLLRHQQTHE; from the coding sequence atggagaaaccgtggaaatgtggggactatgggaagggatacatgtgcccatctcggctggaaattcatcgacgcagtcacactggggagaggcccttcagctgctgtgtgtgtggaaagggattcactcagtcatccgaactgcggacacaccaactaattcacactggggagaggcccttcacctactctgtgtgtgggaagagattcagtcagttatccaaccagcagagacaccagcgagttcacactggggagaggcggttcacctgctctcagtgtgggaagggattcactcgttcaaccaccctgcagaaacaccagcgagttcacaatggagagaggccgttcacctgctctcagtgtggggagggattcagagtctcatcccacctgctgagacaccaacaaactcacgagtga